A genomic window from Candidatus Obscuribacterales bacterium includes:
- a CDS encoding aspartyl protease family protein, giving the protein MSRSLHSKYKIAILLSVFLIAGSSPLPVISAPTKTAVASTRTARDVAQQILAAYGGADAFKKMNDAPFKGKAQKSISAAMSGASNALDLVVYGSGDKYRVETKVLGENVVAGYDGQNSWSQFGDWISKDTATPTKEVHDEIEHSMKVILAVTLPTTKLELLPAKPIEGKLCDAIKITPLGQTPTTIYSDPQNHLVLRAEYMGIDREQGVMGLKAVDYLDYRPVSGSLLPFKTVEYLNGKKVSDTVMSEVDFNFAVTDDLFQMPRESEVSQVNVNPITIPFDFIGDYIIARVRLNNKTEEKFIVDTGASQTVLDKAVAQKLGPYAAGSYSITTGGKALDVNYMTLSSLSVGDVSIDNVTAMVYDISSLSLAPGSRIGGLLGANVLRRFLVTIDYRDKVLILANPRSVVIPKGATVLPITPVFSAAVPVVKATLDDKLSANFLLDTGAPFNNLPVGLAKSLLNAPVLPVAKASGLDGQKVSMGAVRFKTLKLDNLVVNDPVFAVSPQMAATSPSGLFTASALGILGNPIWRQFRTTLDYRNERLILEPNGGKQGAEQHMQRYKQIGNEYLKTKNYNLAIAQYTELAQASHESGDFPTEALALMQMGVCYSAAYVATHNVEYTTQATRQFQKAVDAARKSGDKQIEARVLAYWADLFIRSADSPQTLSSAQSLIAKASTLCPTESQPYAEMGLLLLKIGRTDMVGTVWDQALMLDPVNWTALWGKYELAKKSGDTASQQLIANQLKRYYPDVPDVLALQGKSPAKPAATTKPVNAKPGASKPTRKR; this is encoded by the coding sequence ATGTCGCGCAGCCTGCACAGCAAGTACAAGATTGCCATCCTTTTGTCAGTTTTCCTAATTGCGGGATCATCTCCGTTGCCGGTAATTTCAGCACCGACCAAGACGGCAGTCGCTTCCACAAGAACAGCTCGCGACGTCGCACAACAAATTCTTGCGGCATATGGCGGCGCTGACGCGTTCAAGAAAATGAACGACGCGCCATTCAAAGGCAAAGCACAAAAGTCGATAAGCGCGGCAATGTCCGGTGCGTCCAATGCTCTTGATCTTGTCGTCTACGGCAGCGGAGACAAATATCGCGTTGAGACAAAAGTCTTGGGTGAAAATGTCGTCGCCGGCTACGACGGGCAGAATAGCTGGAGTCAATTCGGCGACTGGATATCCAAGGACACTGCGACGCCGACCAAAGAAGTGCATGACGAGATAGAGCACAGCATGAAGGTGATTCTGGCTGTAACGTTACCGACTACCAAATTGGAGTTATTGCCTGCAAAGCCTATAGAAGGTAAGTTGTGCGACGCTATCAAAATTACCCCTCTGGGGCAGACGCCGACAACAATTTATTCCGACCCGCAAAATCATCTTGTGTTGCGCGCTGAGTACATGGGCATTGATCGCGAACAAGGCGTAATGGGATTGAAGGCGGTTGATTACTTAGACTATCGCCCGGTTTCCGGAAGTCTACTGCCGTTTAAAACGGTTGAGTATTTAAATGGGAAGAAAGTGTCCGACACAGTTATGAGCGAAGTGGATTTCAACTTTGCCGTAACTGATGATCTTTTCCAAATGCCGAGAGAGTCAGAAGTCTCGCAAGTCAATGTCAATCCAATAACAATCCCGTTTGATTTCATCGGCGATTACATCATCGCTAGAGTACGACTCAATAACAAAACGGAAGAGAAGTTCATCGTTGACACAGGCGCCAGCCAGACGGTGCTCGATAAAGCTGTTGCGCAGAAGCTTGGTCCGTATGCTGCCGGTAGTTATTCGATTACAACCGGTGGTAAGGCGCTCGACGTAAATTACATGACGTTGTCGAGCTTGTCCGTGGGTGATGTGAGCATCGACAACGTCACAGCGATGGTCTACGACATTTCGTCTTTGAGTCTTGCGCCTGGTTCTCGCATTGGTGGCTTGCTTGGTGCAAATGTGTTGCGTCGCTTCTTGGTCACAATTGACTATCGCGACAAAGTTCTTATTCTGGCTAATCCGCGCAGTGTTGTTATTCCTAAGGGAGCAACCGTGTTGCCAATTACGCCTGTGTTCAGTGCCGCCGTGCCTGTTGTAAAAGCAACGCTTGATGATAAGTTGAGCGCGAATTTTCTTTTGGATACGGGCGCACCATTCAATAACTTACCTGTTGGTCTGGCGAAGAGTTTGCTCAACGCGCCTGTATTGCCGGTGGCAAAAGCATCAGGACTCGACGGGCAGAAAGTCAGCATGGGTGCTGTGCGCTTCAAGACATTGAAGTTGGACAACTTGGTTGTGAATGATCCTGTATTTGCTGTCTCTCCGCAGATGGCTGCAACAAGTCCGTCAGGTTTATTCACGGCGAGCGCACTTGGGATTTTAGGCAATCCTATTTGGCGACAATTCCGCACTACATTGGATTATCGCAACGAGCGTTTGATACTTGAGCCCAATGGCGGGAAGCAAGGTGCTGAGCAACACATGCAGCGCTATAAGCAAATCGGCAATGAGTATTTGAAGACTAAGAATTACAACTTGGCGATTGCGCAGTACACAGAGCTTGCGCAGGCATCGCATGAATCTGGAGATTTTCCCACGGAAGCACTAGCACTGATGCAAATGGGTGTGTGTTACTCGGCTGCATATGTCGCAACTCACAACGTCGAATACACCACACAGGCAACACGACAATTCCAGAAAGCTGTTGATGCCGCTAGAAAATCCGGCGACAAGCAAATTGAGGCACGCGTGTTGGCGTACTGGGCGGACTTATTTATAAGATCCGCTGACTCGCCACAGACTTTATCAAGCGCACAATCACTCATCGCTAAAGCATCAACTCTGTGTCCGACCGAGTCACAGCCGTATGCAGAGATGGGATTGCTCCTTCTAAAAATCGGCCGCACCGACATGGTTGGTACTGTGTGGGATCAAGCCCTCATGCTGGATC
- a CDS encoding ATP-dependent Clp protease proteolytic subunit encodes MSKEIKGPNEAYTKDDAAKLEQHLKLRKLEADTRESELRVQKLERDAKTTERQEKDAEYKTREAQAKAEIAELQRDQMKRQEENAKADASEHLVYTFYAAVDETSIKPAMDTIGKWARRFPGEKITIILNSPGGSVLDGLALYDYLRHLSANGHFITVKVYGMAASMGGILLQAGDKRIMGPEAELLIHEVSSGTRGKVSVQQDSLDFAKRLWDKLANILAKRSKYTKTQVKRKAHKFDWWLTAKEAVRDGFADEVEKG; translated from the coding sequence ATGTCTAAAGAAATCAAAGGACCGAATGAGGCTTATACCAAAGACGACGCTGCAAAATTGGAGCAGCATCTCAAACTTCGTAAACTCGAAGCCGACACTCGCGAGAGTGAATTGCGTGTGCAAAAACTTGAGCGTGACGCAAAAACTACCGAGCGCCAAGAGAAAGACGCCGAGTACAAAACCCGCGAAGCGCAAGCAAAAGCAGAAATCGCCGAGCTGCAACGCGACCAAATGAAGCGCCAAGAAGAAAACGCAAAAGCAGATGCCTCCGAGCATTTGGTTTACACCTTCTACGCCGCAGTTGACGAAACAAGCATCAAGCCTGCCATGGACACCATCGGCAAATGGGCAAGACGCTTCCCCGGAGAAAAGATAACCATCATCCTCAATTCTCCCGGCGGCTCCGTCCTTGACGGACTCGCTCTCTACGACTACCTGCGTCACCTGAGCGCCAATGGACACTTCATCACCGTCAAAGTGTACGGAATGGCAGCTTCAATGGGCGGCATCCTGCTACAAGCCGGCGACAAACGCATCATGGGCCCCGAAGCAGAATTGCTCATCCACGAAGTAAGCTCCGGTACCAGAGGTAAAGTCAGCGTCCAACAAGACAGCCTTGATTTTGCCAAACGCCTTTGGGACAAACTAGCGAACATCCTCGCCAAGCGTTCCAAGTACACCAAAACCCAAGTCAAACGCAAAGCCCACAAATTCGATTGGTGGCTCACCGCCAAAGAAGCAGTCCGCGACGGCTTCGCCGACGAAGTAGAAAAAGGCTAA